Proteins encoded in a region of the Oscarella lobularis chromosome 17, ooOscLobu1.1, whole genome shotgun sequence genome:
- the LOC136197429 gene encoding uncharacterized protein yields MNPYASNEAATAAAAAAAAAAASASVPPLSAEQQARGMDFVSGPGQPRLQLWQFLLEILNKEEFGSIIRWTGVEPGEFKVIETEEVARLWGLRKGRPNMNYDKLSRSLRYYYDKGILEKVPGQRLVYKFDSDLKNRQEQFARLPRTPSEVSSTPTTPLTPMSPFLMGGSAANIADSRFRMVHLSPPPKKAKLSQSATPQDVEARSPEAARIYEKALAEGQKTMRRARLFLFGPPRSGKTSLKRALLGQLFNPMEESTVAVECSTNACVIEPEQRRPWKTRDQRAFKTREYEKEIAKYVAKELKKKRGGADPPIAMETTKESASPAPIPEDIVTRIVTALRTQDSTSTSSALATARNEDQTVINIWDMGGQALHRVLQTSLYTNRAIYALVVDVSLDFDAPAPSHFVQGNRDVILDENKGETYLDQIVQNVDAVYSATSGDGDDEHPVIIVVGTRKDKITNPDVVKEKWVHLSEAFSKKPYASWISTYVVVNLTTRDDEGVEDIRVIVDEMTRRHFAVDVPFRWMKFDKAMDTVRRQNVFYATLDDVARIAADECGVTDKTEVTSMLTYYHDQGLLLHYRRCVQLGDIIVTKPQWLIGAIKRLLEIHLPIQGSAGSGNGSGDSSNTGNAGDTGPFQDSWQRLHAEGVLEESLIDHVWSDYARNKLLLLAIAEQMDLVAPRLQRDGTTPTAYYMPAMLHIKPDHEEFCESLSAERDSEVLAFRFHGDMHVPLDFFSRLLVRCLQLCPFHPGLFRTCARFEFDSDHDLVLLACRDHIKFVVQGTQYGAPPQASRPSASVCMEILRFLLATMNELQRQWMPGLKFELAARHPNAPTQGKSEWIQLPNTKDSDWVAKRKIPTNEEDSDPVVPSNALLLWFENPEMDRKNLSNEVQIGLAQRFDRLQDAGKCWRLLATYLGFSHSEIRELSFVESSPTLAMLNAWAQREMSSLERLKEKVKLLGSDELLDCL; encoded by the exons ATGAATCCGTACGCGTCGaacgaagcggcgacggccgCCGCGGCCGCAGCGGCAGCCGcagccgcctccgcctccgttCCACCTCTATCGGCCGAACAGCAAGCACGAG GTATGGATTTCGTGTCGGGTCCCGGACAACCTCGTCTTCAGCTCTGGCAATTTCTACTTGAAATTTTGAATAAGGAAGAGTTTGGGTCTATCATACGATGGACGGGAGTCGAACCGGGCGAATTCAAAGTCATAGAAACGGAAGAAGTGGCGCGATTGTGGGGTCTTCGCAAGGGCAGACCCAACATGAACTACGACAAATTGAGTCGTTCTCTCAG ATATTACTATGATAAGGGGATCCTGGAGAAAGTTCCTGGACAGCGTCTCGTCTACAAATTCGATTCagatttgaaaaatcgacAGGAACAATTCGCTCGTCTTCCGCGCACGCCCTCGGAAGTTTCCTCAACCCCAACGACTCCTCTAACACCCATGTCACCATTTCTCATGGGAGGAAGTGCAGCCAATATAGcag ACTCTCGATTCCGCATGGTTCACTTGAGCCCTCCACCCAAAAAGGCCAAACTATCTCAAA gtgctACTCCCCAGGATGTGGAAGCTCGTAGTCCGGAAGCAGCGAGGATTTACGAAAAGGCTCTCGCCGAAGGCCAAAAGACGATGCGACGCGCgcgactttttctctttgggCCTCCGCGTAGCGGAAAGACGTCATTGAAACGCGCGCTACTCGGCCAGCTGTTCAATCCAATGGAAGAGAGcactgtcgccgtcgaatgTTCGACGAATGCGTGCGTTATCGAACCAGAGCAGAGAAGACCTTGGAAG ACACGTGATCAGCGCGCATTCAAAACGCGCGAAtacgagaaagaaatcgcgaaatacgtcgcgaaagaattgaaaaagaaacgcggcGGCGCGGATCCACCGATTGCCATGGAAACAACCAAGGAATCCGCCTCTCCAGCACCGATCCCGGAAGACATCGTTACTCGAATTGTTACAGCGTTGCGCACGCaggattcgacgtcgacgtcatcggcaTTGGCAACGGCTCGCAATGAGGATCAAACAGTGATCAATATCTGGGATATGGGAGGTCAAGCGTTGCATCGCGTCCTTCAGACGTCGCTCTACACAAATCGCGCCATCTacgcactcgtcgtcgacgtttcgctcgatttcgacgcgcCTGCGCCGTCCCACTTCGTCCAGGGTaaccgtgacgtcatcctGGATGAAAATAAAGGCGAAACCTATTTGGATCAAATCgtgcaaaacgtcgacgccgtctattcggcgacgagcggcgatggcgacgacgaacatcccgtcatcatcgtcgtcggcacgCGAAAAGATAAAATTACAAACCCGGATGTCGTCAAAGAGAAGTGGGTTCATCTGagcgaagcgttttcgaagAAACCCTACGCATCCTGGATATCTACTTACGTCGTTGTCAATttgacgacgcgcgacgacgagggcgTGGAGGACATCCgggtcatcgtcgacgaaatgacgcgACGTCATTTCGCTGTGGACGTTCCGTTTCGTTGGATGAAATTCGACAAGGCAATGGACACGgttcgacgtcaaaacgtcTTCTACGCGActctcgacgacgtagcgcgcatcgccgccgacgaatgCGGCGTCACTGACAAAacggaagtgacgtcaatgctGACGTATTATCACGATCAgggtcttcttcttcactaTCGTCGCTGCGTGCAATTGGGCGACATCATCGTCACGAAACCTCAATGGCTCATAGGCGCAATCAAACGTCTACTCGAAATTCATCTTCCTATTCAAGGTAGCGCTGGAAGCGGGAACGGTTCAGGTGATTCCTCTAATACGGGAAACGCGGGTGATACGGGGCCTTTTCAAGACTCCTGGCAACGTCTTCACGCTGAAGGCGTTCTAGAAGAGAGTCTCATCGACCACGTATGGTCCGATTACGCTCGGAATAAGTTGCTCCTATTGGCTATAGCCGAGCAAATGGATCTCGTCGCGCCGCGCTTGCAGCGCGACGGGACCACGCCCACCGCCTATTACATGCCCGCCATGTTGCACATCAAACCCGATCACGAGGAATTTTGCGAATCGCTTTCCGCCGAACGCGATTCCGAAGTCCTCGCGTTTCGTTTCCATGGCGACATGCACGTGCCGCTGGATTTTTTCAGTCGGCTTCTCGTGCGTTGTCTTCAATTGTGCCCCTTTCATCCGGGTCTATTCCGCACGTGCGCGcgcttcgaattcgattcaGATCATGACCTCGTCCTATTGGCGTGTCGCGATCACATCAAATTCGTCGTGCAGGGAACCCAATACGGGGCCCCACCTCAAGCGAGTCGGCCTTCCGCCTCCGTATGCATGGAAATCTTACGCTTTCTCCTTGCTACGATGAACGAGCTGCAACGTCAATGGATGCCCGGATTGAAATTCGAGTTAGCAGCGCGACACCCCAATGCACCTACACAAGGAAAGAGTGAGTGGATTCAATTGCCCAATACCAAGGATTCAGATTGGGTAGCAAAGCGAAAAATACCCACTAACGAAGAGGATTCTGACCCCGTTGTCCCTAGCAACGCTTTGCTTCTTTGGTTTGAG AACCCGGAAATGGATCGGAAGAATTTGTCTAATGAGGTGCAAATTGGTTTGGCGCAGCGTTTTGATCGTTTGCAAGATGCCGGTAAATGTTGGCGTCTCCTAGCAACCTATCTCGGTTTTAGTCACTCGGAAATTCGTGAGCTCTCGTTTGTTGAGTCGTCGCCCACTTTGGCGATGCTCAACGCGTGGGCGCAGCGCGAAATGAGTTCTTTAGAGAGACTAAAGGAGAAAGTGAAGCTTCTCGGCTCGGATGAGCTTTTGGATTGCCtctga
- the LOC136197432 gene encoding adenosine 5'-monophosphoramidase HINT3-like, translating into MAEQPSSEIDRRCTFCRIASGRDDKSELLYDDDNFVAFRDIRPAAEHHYLVVPKRHVGNPKSLAGSADRDLVEELLEVAKSVVGKRGGDPEAARYGFHWPPFNTVQHLHLHAIYPPDQMGFFSRLAYRPNSLWFVTADWLLDRLASK; encoded by the exons ATGGCTGAGCAACCCAgcagcgaaatcgatcgtcgtTGTACGTTCTGTAGAATTGCGTCTGGGCGCGACGACAAAAGTGAATTActctatgac GACGacaatttcgtcgcttttagAGACATTAGACCGGCAGCCGAGCATCATTATCTCGTCGTTCCGAAGAGACACGTAGGAAATCCCAAGAGTCTCGCCGGTTCGGCCGACAGAGACTTAG TGGAAGAGCTGTTAGAGGTGGCTAAAAGTGTCGTGGGAAAGCGGGGTGGCGACCCGGAAGCAGCCAG ATACGGCTTTCATTGGCCCCCTTTCAACACGGTGCAGCACTTGCATCTACACGCCATTTATCCTCCCGATCAAATGGGCTTTTTCTCGCGTCTCGCCTATAGACCCAACTCCCTTTGGTTCGTCACG GCCGATTGGTTGCTCGATCGTCTCGCATCGAAGTGA